From Lepus europaeus isolate LE1 chromosome 3, mLepTim1.pri, whole genome shotgun sequence, a single genomic window includes:
- the CDKN1A gene encoding cyclin-dependent kinase inhibitor 1, giving the protein MSQPLDEEPQPPHRSKACRRLFGPVDSEQLRRDCDALMADCLQEARERWNFDFVTETPLEGNFAWERVRGLGLPKLYLALGPRGGREDPAGCKRPSTSAALLPGAQEDHVALSLTCTLVPRSPERPEESPGGPGTSQGRKRRRQTSLTDFYHSKRRLVFSKRKP; this is encoded by the exons ATGTCGCAGCCGTTGGACgaggagccacagcccccgcACAGGAGCAAGGCTTGCCGCCGCCTCTTTGGGCCCGTGGACAGCGAGCAGCTGCGCCGAGACTGCGACGCACTCATGGCTGACTGCCTGCAGGAGGCCCGCGAGCGCTGGAACTTCGACTTTGTCACCGAGACGCCGCTGGAGGGCAACTTCGCCTGGGAGCGCGTGCGGGGCCTGGGTCTGCCCAAGCTCTACCTGGCCCTGGGGCCCCGGGGTGGCAGGGAGGACCCGGCAGGGTGCAAGCGGCCCAGCACCTCAGCGGCCCTGCTGCCGGGGGCTCAGGAGGACCACGTGGCCCTGTCGCTGACCTGCACCCTGGTACCTCGCTCCCCGGAGCGGCCCGAGGAGTCCCCAGGCGGGCCTGGTACCTCTCAGGGCCGGAAACGGCGGCGGCAGACCAGCCTGACAG atttctACCACTCCAAACGCCGACTCGTCTTCTCCAAGAGGAAGCCGTAA